A genome region from Bombilactobacillus bombi includes the following:
- a CDS encoding PTS system mannose/fructose/sorbose family transporter subunit IID: MSKDDGKQQDQKVISKMFKRSWFLFSSFNMVKMQGYGYEYAMLPAIDEFYKDDPEGKRAAIERHSSFFNCTYETAPFIMGLNAAMEKENSQNPDFDPDSINAIKAALMGPLSGIGDSIFWGTLRLIAAGIGIPLAMKGNILGPILFLIIYHIPSIFTRYKLLQIGYTSGEKFISSAFNSGLFELITNCATIVGLIMVGAMTASSVTIKTALKWNMAGTTLKLQSILNSIMPGLLPLLLTLAILVLLRKKVKVIYLLFGVIILGIIGAFLGIF; the protein is encoded by the coding sequence ATGAGTAAAGATGATGGTAAGCAACAAGATCAAAAAGTTATTAGTAAAATGTTTAAACGCTCGTGGTTTCTTTTCAGCTCTTTTAATATGGTAAAGATGCAAGGTTATGGCTATGAATATGCAATGTTGCCTGCAATTGATGAATTTTACAAAGATGATCCGGAAGGCAAAAGAGCTGCTATTGAGCGTCATTCTAGTTTCTTTAACTGTACCTATGAAACTGCTCCCTTCATTATGGGGTTGAACGCAGCTATGGAAAAAGAAAATTCTCAAAATCCCGATTTTGATCCGGATTCTATTAACGCGATTAAAGCTGCTTTAATGGGACCACTATCAGGTATTGGAGATTCGATATTTTGGGGAACACTGCGTTTGATTGCTGCTGGAATTGGGATTCCTTTAGCAATGAAAGGCAATATATTGGGGCCGATTTTGTTTTTAATAATTTATCATATACCATCTATTTTTACTCGGTATAAATTATTACAAATTGGTTATACTTCCGGTGAAAAATTTATTAGCAGTGCCTTTAATTCGGGATTATTTGAATTAATAACTAATTGTGCAACTATTGTAGGTTTAATTATGGTGGGAGCCATGACTGCTAGTTCTGTCACAATTAAGACGGCTCTAAAATGGAATATGGCGGGTACAACTTTGAAATTGCAAAGTATTTTAAATAGTATTATGCCCGGTTTATTGCCGCTGTTATTAACTTTGGCCATTTTAGTGTTATTACGAAAGAAAGTTAAGGTTATTTACTTATTATTTGGAGTAATAATTCTAGGAATTATTGGAGCTTTCTTGGGAATTTTTTAA
- a CDS encoding ABC transporter ATP-binding protein: MSLLTTQDIVRTYGKGSSQFQALRGVSLQIEQGESVAIVGKSGSGKSTLMHIMALLDQPTSGTITLNGQPTQNIKAKALNKIRNQTFGFVFQQFFLNAKDSVLENVMLPLKIGGVTGRERKAKALEAIAAVGLSDKKNNRASDLSGGQKQRVCIARALVNNPQIIFADEPTGNLDSNTGTMIEDILFNLHQKHNITLIIVTHDDDLAAKCQRQIQIKDGQIVAAEGAN, translated from the coding sequence ATGAGTTTACTCACAACCCAAGACATTGTGCGTACATATGGCAAAGGATCTTCGCAATTTCAAGCCTTACGCGGTGTTAGTTTACAGATTGAACAAGGAGAATCAGTGGCGATTGTTGGCAAAAGTGGTTCTGGTAAATCAACTTTAATGCATATTATGGCTTTATTAGATCAACCAACTTCAGGAACAATTACACTGAATGGCCAACCAACCCAAAATATTAAAGCAAAGGCACTCAATAAAATTCGTAATCAAACTTTTGGTTTTGTCTTTCAACAATTTTTCTTAAATGCGAAAGACTCTGTATTAGAAAATGTGATGTTACCACTTAAAATTGGTGGAGTAACTGGCCGCGAACGCAAAGCTAAAGCATTAGAAGCTATTGCAGCTGTTGGCTTAAGCGATAAGAAAAATAATCGGGCTAGTGACTTATCTGGCGGCCAAAAGCAACGCGTTTGCATCGCGCGGGCTTTGGTTAATAATCCACAGATTATTTTTGCAGATGAACCAACTGGTAACTTGGATTCCAACACTGGCACCATGATTGAAGATATTTTATTCAATCTTCATCAAAAGCATAATATTACTTTAATTATTGTGACCCATGACGATGACTTGGCAGCTAAATGTCAACGCCAAATTCAAATCAAAGACGGCCAAATCGTGGCAGCAGAAGGAGCAAACTAA
- a CDS encoding ChbG/HpnK family deacetylase, whose translation MTKKVIINADDFGMSEAFNYGVVKAFNEGVVSSTTIMINQPAAPHAVALLKEAPHLYVGLHVNLTTGYPVSDPHSIPSLVKADGSYLGSKDFKTHKKSFSYTDALKETKAQIEKFRDLFGFYPSHIEPHSALDDNSARALLDAAKEYGLHAGIFYQDKYNQPSAKSYAQLESPINDAYMEMLDRGVRPEDFLLDKFHILKNHDNGLVTELHFHPGYVDQYILDNSTLTLPRVKDLETLCSQTLKGWIKDNNIELISFGDLKK comes from the coding sequence TTGACGAAAAAAGTAATTATTAATGCAGATGATTTTGGGATGTCGGAAGCTTTTAATTATGGTGTTGTGAAAGCGTTTAATGAAGGAGTGGTTTCTTCAACTACAATTATGATTAATCAGCCGGCAGCACCACATGCTGTTGCGCTTTTGAAAGAAGCACCACATTTATATGTGGGATTACATGTTAACTTAACTACTGGTTATCCAGTGTCTGATCCTCACAGTATTCCCAGCTTAGTAAAAGCTGATGGCAGCTATTTAGGATCTAAAGATTTTAAAACTCATAAAAAATCCTTTTCTTATACTGACGCTTTGAAAGAGACTAAGGCTCAAATTGAAAAATTTCGGGATTTGTTTGGCTTTTATCCCTCACATATTGAACCACATTCAGCATTAGATGATAATTCTGCACGAGCATTATTAGATGCAGCTAAAGAATATGGGTTGCATGCAGGAATCTTTTATCAAGATAAATATAATCAACCCAGTGCAAAGAGTTATGCACAACTGGAATCACCAATTAATGATGCCTATATGGAAATGTTAGATCGAGGTGTTAGACCAGAAGACTTCTTGCTAGATAAATTTCATATTTTGAAAAATCACGATAACGGGTTAGTCACTGAATTACATTTTCATCCAGGATATGTTGATCAATACATTTTAGATAATTCAACGCTAACTTTACCACGAGTAAAGGATTTAGAAACTCTTTGTTCACAAACATTAAAAGGTTGGATTAAAGATAATAATATTGAATTAATCAGTTTTGGTGATTTAAAAAAATAA